The following are encoded together in the Anoplopoma fimbria isolate UVic2021 breed Golden Eagle Sablefish chromosome 13, Afim_UVic_2022, whole genome shotgun sequence genome:
- the dimt1l gene encoding probable dimethyladenosine transferase: MPKVKAEKRSRQHQEVKNQGIMFNTGIGQHILKNPLIVNGIIEKAALRPTDVVLEVGPGTGNMTVKLLEKAKKVVACELDCRLVAELQKRVQCTPMQAKLQILVGDVLKTDLPFFDVCVANLPYQISSPFVFKLLLHRPFFRCAVLMFQREFAMRLVAPPGDKLYCRLSINTQLLARVDHLMKVGKNNFRPPPKVESSVVRIEPKNPPPPVNFQEWDGLVRIAFVRKNKTLNAGFKSTAVEQLLEKNYRIHCSVHNVEVPADFSITKKIESVLQQVEFSEKRARSMDIDDFMVLLHAFNAAGIHFS, from the exons ATGCCTAAAGTCAAGGCGGAGAAGAGAAGCAGGCAGCACCAAGAGGTCAAAAACCAAG GGATCATGTTCAACACCGGCATCGGTCAGCACATCCTGAAGAATCCACTGATAGTCAACGGGATCATTGAGAAG GCTGCCCTGAGGCCGACAGATGTTGTTCTGGAGGTGGGACCTGGTACTGGTAACATGACGGTGAAACTGCTGGAAAAAGCCAAGAAG GTGGTGGCTTGTGAGTTGGACTGCAGATTAGTGGCTGAACTTCAGAAAAGAGTACAGTGCAC ACCCATGCAGGCCAAACTTCAAATATTAGTTGGAGACGTACTAAAGACAGACCTGCCTTTCTTTGACGTGTGTGTGGCTAATTTACCCTACCAG ATTTCGTCACCGTTTGTCTTCAAGCTCCTGCTGCATCGACCTTTTTTCCG GTGTGCCGTGTTGATGTTCCAGAGAGAGTTTGCCATGCGACTTGTTGCCCCACCTGGAGACAAGCTGTACTGCAGACTGTCCATCAACACTCAACTACTGGCTCGTGTGGACCATCTCATGAAG GTGGGGAAGAATAATTTCCGTCCTCCTCCAAAAGTGGAGTCAAGTGTTGTCAGGATAGAACCGaaaaatcctcctcctccagtaaACTTCCAG gAGTGGGATGGCCTGGTCAGAATAGCCTTTgtaaggaaaaacaaaaccctcAATGCAGGTTTCAA GTCCACTGCAGTGGAACAGCTGCTGGAAAAGAACTACAGAATTCACTGCTCTGTACACAATGTG GAAGTGCCAGCAGACTTCAGCATCACCAAGAAGATTGAGAGCGTTTTGCAGCAGGTTGAATTCAGTGAAAAGAGAGCCAGGTCCATGGACATTGATGACTTCATGGT GCTGCTTCATGCATTCAACGCTGCAGGGATCCACTTTTCTTAA
- the cenph gene encoding centromere protein H yields MDPPDNVGNPNHRLEAVALNCGPDSSTGQKDTSPADMLRIKQQMSNQCFEMAVQLQAGKSKRSCSTSEAERELSDYVNELERVKTIHFNSTLTLHRMQMWHAIGEKLKQNDSEAAALKAVNDRCMALCSQIKQLQQESRDLQDGITEVQKKRLEMKRLTHEKMKEMDELMSKTGHPDTEKYRAVLEKGQANLEKYKKMTVMTQNVLRGILLACKVNWLDDPKLRDIAMTLEEFPISD; encoded by the exons ATGGACCCACCTGACAATGTGGGGAACCCCAACCACAGGCTGGAGGCTGTGGCCCTGAATTGTGGTCCTGACAGCTCCACCGGACAGAAAGATACTTCACCTGCAGACATGCTGAG aataaaacaacagatGTCCAACCAGTGCTTTGAGATGGCAGTACAGCTACAAGCAG GAAAAAGTAAGAGATCGTGCAGCACATCTGAAGCTGAGAGAGAATT GTCAGATTATGTTAACGAGCTGGAAAGAGTCAAGACTATTCATTTTAACAGCACATTGACACTGCACAG AATGCAGATGTGGCACGCTATTGgagaaaaactgaaacagaaTGATTCAGAGGCTGC TGCCCTGAAAGCTGTGAATGATCGCTGTATGGCTCTTTgttcacaaataaaacaacttcaGCAA GAGTCAAGAGATCTTCAAGATGGAATCACGGAAGTACAAAAGAAGAGGCTTG agATGAAGCGGCTCACgcatgagaaaatgaaagagatggATGAGTTGATGTCTAAGACAGGGCACCCAGACACAGAGAAGTACAGAGCTGTGTTGGAGAAAGGCCAAGCGAACCTtgagaaatacaaaaagatgACCGTCATGACACAGAACGTCCTCAGG GGCATCCTCTTGGCCTGCAAAGTCAACTGGCTAGACGATCCCAAACTTCGAGACATTGCCATGACGCTGGAGGAATTTCCCATTTCTGACTAG